The nucleotide sequence GAAAGAATACTTTTCAGACTATATTTTCGAAGACACGGCCGCCGATCTGCTCCGGAAAGACCCGGCTCTACGTCAGCAGTTAGCCGACCGGCGAGCCGCCGACAAAGCTTTTGCCGACAATGCCCGAGCGCAACTGGAGTTCATCTACAGAAAAACAACGTATTTCGAAAAGACCTTCAATCGTTACCCGGTGTATCGGCTGGAAGGCAGGTAAAAATTCAGGGACTGAATCTGTTTTAAGAATAACCAGAGCCGGGTGAAGATCTCACGATCGTCGAAACCGGTTTGTAGTTTCACAGTAGGCATACAGACCAAACACGGCTCACACACCGTCAGCAAACGCAGGCGTTCCAACGATTAACGCAAATACCGGGATCACATCGCGAACGCCATCGCCAGCAATGCACCTGACATTTCCTGTGGCTCCAGACGGGCGATTCTAGCACCGATGACTCCGACCAGCAGACAAGGGCTAAAACAAAAGCGCCCGGTCGCCAATGCCAGCTGGCCAGAAGCAGTAATAGAGAAGGAATGAGCACACCGACAGGCCGCATCATCAATCTTCTATTCTTTTGCATGGGATACGGTAGTTTACGTTGTAGCTGAAGAGTCCACTCAAGAAGCCAGGTCTGTATGCCGAAGTTTGGCCCAGAATACCTTGTAACAAATCAATGATTTTATGTAACTTGACTACATCATTGCTGCTCCTAACCCCCACATGAAGCCATTCTACAGTGCGCGGTGGCCCGGCCTGCTTGCCATCACTCGGGGCTGGCGTCAAGCCTCGACCAGTTTTGCGTTAAGGACCCGCCAAAGGACGGTGTTCCACTGGCCAAAGCTTCGAAGGAGCACGTCGGCAATAATCCGGTCTGGTCGAAGTCAGACGGCTCGATGTGTGCTATACCTGCTGCTGTATGCGCTGCCCATTCAGGCTCAGAATTTTACGTTTAACCGGGTTCCTTTATTTGAAGAAAATATCCGGGGATTCATTACGGCAATGGCCCAGGATGACCACGGCTATATGTGGTTTACGGGCGTAAATCTGTACCGCTATGACGGGTATCACCTGATCACCTATAGAAATGATCCGCGGGATTCTACATCGATTGCCCCTTCCCGACTGGAATCAATCTATATTGGCAAAAACGGCATCATCTGGATTGGTACGTTCGGGTCCGGCCTTGAGCGGTTTGATCCAGCCACCGGCATCTTCACGCACTACCCAAATAAGCCCCATGATCCGGGCAGTCTCAGTAACAATATCGTTACGTCCATCCTTGAAGATCAGGACGGCCTGCTTTGGGTGGGTACGCACGGTGGCCTGAACCGGTTCGACCCGAAGACAGGAAAATTCAGGCGATACCAGCATAATCCCGCCGACCCGACCAGCCTGAGCAATGATCAGGTCAGGATCTTGTATCAGGACAGGCAGGGCACGCTCTGGATTGGCTGCGGCAGTCCGTTCGGAAACGAGTCGCCGGGCGAAGCGGGCGGCCTAAACCGGCTCGATAAAAACACGGGCCTCTTTACCCGTTACCTGCATGACCCCAGAGACCCGAATAGTCTGCTCGACAATAAGGTCCGGGCCATCTGTGAGGACAGCCGGGGCAATTTCTGGATTGGCACGGCCGGCGACGGCCTGCATCAAATGAACCGGCAAACCGGACGGTTTACCCGATTCCGGTACGATCCTCTCCAACCGGATAAACTCAGTGCCCCCGAGAAAAAAGGCGATTTTCACCATGTCACCTTTGTGCATGAAGACGTAACGGGTGGTATCTGGATTGGTGCATTTCCCAGCGGGCTGAATTATTTCGATCCGAAGACATCGAAAATAACCCGTTACGTAGCCAACAAGGACAAACCCGAAGGACTGCAGGAGAACTCGGTCTGGTACGCCTACACGTCCCGCGATGGAGTTCTTTGGATCAGCACCCAATTTTATGTGTACCGGATTGACCCCTTACGCCCGCACGTTACCCACATCACTACCGATGGCCGGGTTAATGCTTTTTACGAAGACCACCGCACGCTATGGATCGGCACGGATAAGGGCCTACTCCGAAGCGACCTGAATTCGTCATCGGCCACGTCTTTCCGGCATGATCCGCAGCGCACGAGCAGCCTTAGCAGCGATGTTGTGTTATCGCTCTGGAAAGACCGGAAAGGGAACCTCTGGGCCGGCACGGCCAATGGCCTGAACCGGTTCAACCCCCAGACAGAAACGTTTACGCGGTACGAACATAACCGCGCCGATGCCAGTAGTATAAGCCAGGGAGGAGTTTTGTCTCTTTATGAAGATCATCTGGGCGATTTCTGGATCGGCACCGACTCCGGACTGGATCGCATGGACCGTGTACAAGAACGCTTTACGCACTACAGGCATAAGCCCGGCGAAGGCGGCAGCCTCAGTAATAACACGGTAAAATGCATTAACGAAGATCAGTCCGGCACGCTGTGGATAGGTACCTGGAGCCGGGGTGGCATTAACCGCCTGGACCGACGAGCGGGCCGGTTCAGGCGATATCTGGAAGGCAGCAATGTGGTCAATATCGCTCAGGATGCGCAGGGCACCCTCTGGGTAGCGACCGAATTTGGCCTGTTCCGGCGGAACGATAAACAGGATCTATTCACCCGCTTCACCGACGCGGGGCCGGAATTGAGCACAGCCAACATTGTAAGCATTCTGGAAGATTCTAAACGAAACCTCTGGCTGGGTTCGGTATCGGGTATCTTCAGACTCAATGCCAGTCGGGCCAGCGCCCAGGTTTACGGGAAGAAATACGGAATTCTGCCCAACGGTCTGTCGGACATGGTAGGCCATAAGCGCCCCGATGGTGCCTTGTTATTTGGCGATGAAACGGGTTATTACGTCTTCCATCCTGGTGAAATTAAAACCAATACCAAAGCACCGCAGGTGCTCATTACGGATTTTAAAATTGCCGATATGCCGGTCAAACCGGGCCCGGATAGTCCGTTAAAGAAGCCTATCGAAGAAACCCGGGCGATTGAACTCACCATCAAACAGAATGTATTTTCCTTTGAGTTTTCCGGGATTCACTACAGCAGTCCCGAAGCCAATAAACATCTTTTCATCCTGGAAAACTACGAGAAAAACTGGCGCAGGGCCGGTTCGGAGAAGGCCGCCTACTATTCAAATGTGCCGCCCGGCAATTATGTATTTCGGGTAAAAGCCGCCAGCAGCGACGGCTTATGGGCCGAGAATGCCCTTCGCGTTACGGTGCTGCCGCCCTGGTGGGCAACCTGGTGGGCATACGGCCTCTACGCAATCCTGTTTATGGGTGGAGTCTACGGCGTGCATCGCTTTCAGAAGCAGCGCGTGATTGCCATCGAGCGGGAACGAACCCGGGAACGGGAACTGGCGCAGGCAAAAAAAATTGAACAGGCCTATACAGAACTCAAAACAACGCAGACGCAGCTCATTCAATCCGAAAAGATGGCTTCGCTGGGTGAGTTAACCGCCGGCATTGCCCACGAGATGCAGAACCCGCTGAACTTCGTCAATAACTTCGCCGAAGTCAGTACCGAGTTAGTTGATGAGTTAAAGGAAGGGCCCATCCAGAAATTACCGGATGCGGATAAGCAGTATGCCGATGAGATTTTAATTGATCTCAGCCGGAACTTAGCCAAGATTACCAATCATGGCCAGCGGGCCGCGTCCATTGTGAACGGTATGCTCGAACACACGCGTATGGGCACGGGTGAACGTCGGCTTACCGACTTGAATACGCTTTGTGATGAATATCTTCATCTGGCTTACCACGGGCTACTGGCCAAGGACAAAACCTTCAGCACCAAACTGGAAACAGACTTCGAAGCCGATTTGGGCCTGGTTGATGTTGTGCCGCAGGAATTAGGCCGGGTGCTACTGAACCTGTACAACAATGCGTTTTACGCCGTTTCCGAGAAAAAACAGCAGTCGGCTGTCGCGTATCAGCCGATCGTTCGGGTAAGTACCAGACGGGTTGAGGATACGATCGAAATTCAGGTGCTGGACAACGGCATCGGCATACCCGACGCGGTCAAAGCGAAGATTTTCCAACCTTTTTTCACGACTAAACCCACGGGCGAAGGTACGGGCTTAGGCCTATCGCTTTCCTATGATATCGTGACCAAGGGACATGGCGGGTCGTTGCTGGTAGAAAGTCAGGCCGGGCAGGGAACTCAGTTCGTCATTCAGTTGCCGCAACCACAGGTTATCAAGAAGACGTAACGGCCAGTAACACGCTCCCTAAAACCAGAAGGAGACCCATTGGGTCTCCTTCTGCATATGAGCTGATTCAATCTAAAGATAATCCCTACACATCCTTCAGCAGACCGCGCCGACGCAGCAGGGGTTTGATGTCGGGCTCGGCTCCCCGGAAGTTGCGGTAGAGCTTCATCGGCTCGTCGGTGCCACCGCGCTCCAGCACGTTCTTCCGGAATGACTGCGCCGACTTCTGATCAAACAGTCCTTTCTGCTTAAACACCTCGAAAGCATCGGCATCGAGCACCGCCGACCAGATATAGCTGTAGTAACCCGCCGAATAACCACCCGCAAAAACGTGCTGGAAGTAGGTACTCCGGTAACGCGGTGGGATCTGATCAATCAGACCAATTTTGTCCATAGCCTGCTTTTCAAAAGCCAGCACATCGGTCGGCACCTGATCGGGTTTGAGCGTGTGGTAGGCCATGTCGAGCAGCGACGCAGCGAGGTATTCGCTCGTGGCAAAGCCCTGATTGAACAGGCTGCTCTTTTTGATTTTTTCCACGAGTGCATCGGAGATGACCGCGCCGGTCTGGTAGTGTTTGGCAAACAGCTTCAGCATCTCCGGCTCAACGGCCCAGTTTTCCATGATCTGCGACGGCAGCTCGACGAAGTCGCGCGGCACCGACGTACCCGACTGGCTACCGTAATGTACGTTGGACAGCAGACCGTGCAGGGCGTGGCCAAACTCGTGGAAGAACGTGCTTACCTCGTCCAGGGTCAACAGCGCGGGGGCGTTGCTGGTCGGTTTAGAGAAGTTACAGACGATAGAAACAACGGGCGTAATTTTCTTACCGTTCTCGATTTCCTGTCGCCGGTAGCTGGTCATCCAGGCACCACCCCGTTTGCTGGCGCGGGGGTGAAAGTCCATGTAAAGAATACCAATATGTTGCCCATTGGCTTCTTTCACTTCGTAGGCAATGGCGTCGGGATGATAGGCTGGTACGTCAGGACGGCGCTCGAACCGCAGGCCGTAAAGCCGGTTGGTCAGCATGAAAATACCATCCCGCACACCTTCGAGCGGAAAATAAGGACGTAACTCCTGCTCATCGAGGGCGAATTTTTCTTTACGCAGCTTTTCGGCGTAGTAGCGCCAGTCCCAGCTGGCTAACTTTTCGCCCCGGCCTGGACTGGCTTTCCCTTCCTTATCCATCAGGGCCTGCAACTCGGCGGCTTCCTGCTGCGTAACGGGAACGGTAGCCGCCCAGAGCTGATTAAGTAGTTCGCTTACTTTGGCCGGGGTCTGGGCCATGCTTTCTTCCAGTACGTAAGCCGCGTGGTTCTCGTAACCCAGCAATTGCGCTTTCTCCGCCCGCAGCGCGACCATCTTCGCCATAATCTGCTTGTTGTCGCGCTCGTCATTATGATTGCCCCGCTCCAGATACGCCCGGAAAATCTTCTCCCGCAAGGCGCGGTTGTCGGCGTACTGCAAAAACGGCATGATGCTCGGATTCTGCAGGGTGAACACCCACTTGCCCGCCAGATTCCGCTTCTGCGCTTCGTCGGCGGCAGTGGCTACAATTGACGCCGGCAGACCGCGCAGATCTTCCTGTTTGTCGATAACCAGGGCGTAGGCGTTGTTTTCGGCGAGCAGGTTCTGGCCAAACTTCAGGGTCAGCACGGAGAGTTCGCCATTGATTTTTCGCAGGCGATCCTGCTTGTCGGACGCCAGGGCCGCCCCGTTGCGAACGAAATTTTTGTAGGTCTTTTCCAGCAGCCGCTGCTGATCGCCGGTTAGTTTGAGCCGGTTGCGCTGGTCATAGACCGCCTTTACACGCTGAAATAAGACCGGATTCAGTGAAATATCATCGCTATGTTTCGATAGCTTCGGCGCCACCGTCTGGGCGATTTTCTGCAGTTCATCGTTCGTGTTGGCGCTGTTCAGGTTACCCAGAACGGTGTTTACCCGCCGGAGCAGGTCACCGCTTGCTTCCAGCGCTTCAATGGTGTTGACAAAACTGGGCGCCTGCTTCTGACTGGTAATTATACTAATTTCAGCGGCCTGCTGTTTCATGCCTTCGTCAA is from Spirosoma taeanense and encodes:
- a CDS encoding sensor histidine kinase; protein product: MLYLLLYALPIQAQNFTFNRVPLFEENIRGFITAMAQDDHGYMWFTGVNLYRYDGYHLITYRNDPRDSTSIAPSRLESIYIGKNGIIWIGTFGSGLERFDPATGIFTHYPNKPHDPGSLSNNIVTSILEDQDGLLWVGTHGGLNRFDPKTGKFRRYQHNPADPTSLSNDQVRILYQDRQGTLWIGCGSPFGNESPGEAGGLNRLDKNTGLFTRYLHDPRDPNSLLDNKVRAICEDSRGNFWIGTAGDGLHQMNRQTGRFTRFRYDPLQPDKLSAPEKKGDFHHVTFVHEDVTGGIWIGAFPSGLNYFDPKTSKITRYVANKDKPEGLQENSVWYAYTSRDGVLWISTQFYVYRIDPLRPHVTHITTDGRVNAFYEDHRTLWIGTDKGLLRSDLNSSSATSFRHDPQRTSSLSSDVVLSLWKDRKGNLWAGTANGLNRFNPQTETFTRYEHNRADASSISQGGVLSLYEDHLGDFWIGTDSGLDRMDRVQERFTHYRHKPGEGGSLSNNTVKCINEDQSGTLWIGTWSRGGINRLDRRAGRFRRYLEGSNVVNIAQDAQGTLWVATEFGLFRRNDKQDLFTRFTDAGPELSTANIVSILEDSKRNLWLGSVSGIFRLNASRASAQVYGKKYGILPNGLSDMVGHKRPDGALLFGDETGYYVFHPGEIKTNTKAPQVLITDFKIADMPVKPGPDSPLKKPIEETRAIELTIKQNVFSFEFSGIHYSSPEANKHLFILENYEKNWRRAGSEKAAYYSNVPPGNYVFRVKAASSDGLWAENALRVTVLPPWWATWWAYGLYAILFMGGVYGVHRFQKQRVIAIERERTRERELAQAKKIEQAYTELKTTQTQLIQSEKMASLGELTAGIAHEMQNPLNFVNNFAEVSTELVDELKEGPIQKLPDADKQYADEILIDLSRNLAKITNHGQRAASIVNGMLEHTRMGTGERRLTDLNTLCDEYLHLAYHGLLAKDKTFSTKLETDFEADLGLVDVVPQELGRVLLNLYNNAFYAVSEKKQQSAVAYQPIVRVSTRRVEDTIEIQVLDNGIGIPDAVKAKIFQPFFTTKPTGEGTGLGLSLSYDIVTKGHGGSLLVESQAGQGTQFVIQLPQPQVIKKT
- a CDS encoding M3 family metallopeptidase, yielding MSASAPATKPPTVDNPFFTAYNTPFGVPAFDKIKPEHFEPAIDEGMKQQAAEISIITSQKQAPSFVNTIEALEASGDLLRRVNTVLGNLNSANTNDELQKIAQTVAPKLSKHSDDISLNPVLFQRVKAVYDQRNRLKLTGDQQRLLEKTYKNFVRNGAALASDKQDRLRKINGELSVLTLKFGQNLLAENNAYALVIDKQEDLRGLPASIVATAADEAQKRNLAGKWVFTLQNPSIMPFLQYADNRALREKIFRAYLERGNHNDERDNKQIMAKMVALRAEKAQLLGYENHAAYVLEESMAQTPAKVSELLNQLWAATVPVTQQEAAELQALMDKEGKASPGRGEKLASWDWRYYAEKLRKEKFALDEQELRPYFPLEGVRDGIFMLTNRLYGLRFERRPDVPAYHPDAIAYEVKEANGQHIGILYMDFHPRASKRGGAWMTSYRRQEIENGKKITPVVSIVCNFSKPTSNAPALLTLDEVSTFFHEFGHALHGLLSNVHYGSQSGTSVPRDFVELPSQIMENWAVEPEMLKLFAKHYQTGAVISDALVEKIKKSSLFNQGFATSEYLAASLLDMAYHTLKPDQVPTDVLAFEKQAMDKIGLIDQIPPRYRSTYFQHVFAGGYSAGYYSYIWSAVLDADAFEVFKQKGLFDQKSAQSFRKNVLERGGTDEPMKLYRNFRGAEPDIKPLLRRRGLLKDV